A section of the Thermoplasmata archaeon genome encodes:
- a CDS encoding helix-turn-helix domain-containing protein — protein MGFVTPGLAALMLLIIVSPISEGWDERSSSSPPDSFGNPGRFIPLLDPASAFLAVPLYTRLRREGLLNHQLREQIFGYVLAHPGACFSQIMKELNLTNGVLAYHLSTLERERLVRSLRDGAFRRYYPCSSLTVPFEEERAVLQSINSLPGIAVAELAAEMDLPKRRLDRHLASLVQRGLVRVERRGKRSFLFATRVAG, from the coding sequence ATGGGGTTTGTGACACCGGGTCTGGCAGCCCTGATGCTGCTCATCATCGTCTCGCCTATCTCGGAAGGATGGGATGAGCGGAGCAGTTCATCCCCCCCCGACTCCTTTGGAAACCCCGGCCGTTTTATCCCGCTGTTGGATCCCGCGTCCGCGTTTCTCGCTGTCCCGCTATACACGAGGCTAAGGAGGGAGGGTCTGCTGAACCACCAGCTCAGGGAACAGATATTTGGATATGTGTTGGCCCACCCGGGAGCCTGCTTCAGCCAGATAATGAAGGAGCTGAATCTGACAAATGGAGTGCTGGCCTACCACCTCAGCACACTAGAGCGCGAGCGACTCGTTCGTTCCCTGCGCGATGGAGCCTTCAGGCGCTATTATCCTTGCTCTAGCCTAACAGTACCGTTCGAGGAGGAGAGGGCGGTACTCCAGAGCATCAACTCGCTTCCGGGTATCGCTGTCGCTGAACTCGCCGCTGAGATGGACCTTCCAAAGCGCCGTCTCGACCGCCACCTCGCCTCCCTTGTGCAGAGGGGTCTCGTCAGGGTGGAGAGGCGTGGCAAAAGGAGTTTCTTGTTTGCTACTCGCGTCGCGGGTTAG
- a CDS encoding SMC-Scp complex subunit ScpB — protein MPKPERVVEAALFSAGRPVSVEELREATGLEADVIRSALKKLIRSSKKRDSAVEVVRAGAKYCMQVRKELVPSVTKLAKTDIPRRLLKTLALIAYHQPVKQSALLAMVGPKVYDHVKELHKLGMILESPSGQTKILTTSARFPEYFGIKTTKREEIKKWMAESVGIKTDGTLVGAKAAPEILATPPAEGTGGEREAASGAGEEEKKGASEGAGEREKAKEVPGGGGEGVEKSSEVVGLGIEREERESGERVETEAKKESSAAGGAGAGGGRGGEGGQILISPVASRRERQEGEGEGKGEEE, from the coding sequence ATGCCCAAACCGGAAAGAGTTGTAGAAGCGGCTCTTTTCTCGGCAGGGAGGCCGGTTAGTGTTGAGGAGCTCCGCGAAGCTACTGGGCTGGAGGCTGATGTAATCAGGAGCGCACTCAAAAAGCTCATTCGCTCCTCAAAAAAACGCGACAGCGCCGTAGAGGTGGTCCGGGCGGGAGCAAAGTACTGCATGCAGGTCAGGAAAGAGCTCGTTCCCTCGGTGACCAAGCTGGCCAAAACCGACATCCCGCGAAGGCTCCTCAAGACCCTAGCCCTGATCGCATACCATCAGCCGGTGAAGCAGAGCGCCCTTCTCGCAATGGTGGGACCAAAGGTATATGACCACGTGAAGGAGCTCCACAAGCTGGGCATGATTCTGGAGAGCCCGTCCGGTCAAACTAAGATCCTGACGACATCTGCTCGCTTCCCGGAGTACTTTGGAATTAAAACGACGAAAAGAGAGGAGATCAAGAAGTGGATGGCCGAGAGCGTGGGAATAAAAACCGATGGAACCCTAGTCGGCGCAAAGGCCGCCCCTGAGATTCTGGCCACTCCCCCGGCCGAAGGGACCGGCGGCGAAAGGGAGGCAGCCTCAGGAGCGGGGGAAGAAGAAAAAAAGGGAGCGAGCGAAGGTGCCGGGGAGAGAGAAAAGGCGAAGGAGGTGCCTGGCGGAGGAGGCGAGGGAGTAGAAAAGTCCAGTGAGGTCGTCGGCCTCGGAATTGAGAGGGAGGAGAGGGAGAGTGGGGAGAGAGTAGAGACTGAGGCGAAAAAAGAGTCGAGTGCGGCCGGTGGGGCCGGGGCTGGAGGTGGGAGGGGAGGGGAGGGAGGGCAGATTTTAATTTCTCCGGTGGCCTCCCGGCGCGAGCGGCAGGAAGGCGAGGGAGAGGGAAAAGGGGAGGAAGAGTAG